ATAAAAAACAAAACATCTTCTTTGGAATATATTGATTTAAGATTTGGCAATAGAATTTATTATAAAGTTAAAGAATAAAAAATTCTTGCAATTAAAAAACGCGGCTGGAGGGAATTGAACCCTCGATCTCCTGCGTGACAGGCAGGCGCTTTAACCGCTAAGCTACAACCGCAAAATAATAAATTTTATATTGATAAAATTATAACACAAAAAATAAATTTTTAAAAATTATATTTTTTTCTATATAAAAATCTAACACTTATTAATATTAAAATAATAGATAATATTTGAGACCATCTAATTCCTAAAATTATTAAGGTAGAATCTATTCTTAAAAATTCTAAAATAAATCTTAAGGTTGAATATAAAATTAAATAAATTAAAAAAATATTTCCAGTTCCGTATATCCGCGGAATTTTTTTATATAAAAAAAACAAAATTAATAAAATTATTAAACATCCCAATGATTCATATAAAAAAGTTGGATGAAAAAAATCAAAATTCTCATATCCCACAATTCTATTTTTTAGATCAATAGGAATCCCCCATGCTAAATTAGTAGGCAATCCATAAAGTTCTTGATTAAAATAATTTCCCCATCGTCCAATCATTTGGCCAAAAACCAAAGCAAAAGCAAAAATGTCACATAAAAACCAAAAATTTAACTTACATCTTCTACAATAAAAAAACAGAGTTATTAGCCCTGCTATTATGGCTCCATAAATAGCCATACCACCTTGCCAAATTTTAAAAATATCTAAAGGATTTTGCCAATAATATTCAAAATTTAATATCACATAATAAAACCGAGCTCCTAATAATCCAAAAATTATTAACCAAAAAAATAAATCCCACAATATTATTTTTTCTATTTTATTATTTAATTTTAAAATTATCAAAATTCCTCCAAAAATTCCTGCTACATATCCCAAACCATACCAATAAATATTTAGCATTCCTAAATAAAACAAAATCGCTTTTGGATGATAATTATGTAAAAAATTAAAAATTAATTCCATTTTTTATGTTTAATTTTATTCACAATCCTACCTATCAGCGTTCAAGATTGATCCAAAAAAATTCGAATAACCTTAAAACTCACTGGTTCATCAATCTTAGCAGGAGGAAGCTTCAACTGATTCACCGCTAAATAGGCAGGATTATAAATAAAATATATTTTTTATATTTATATAAATATACTCATATATAACATAAAAAAAACTTCTTGTCAAAAATTTTAACAAAAACGTAGTAATATTATCACCTTATAGAAATAAAAAAATAAGCCAAAACAATCGTAAAAAATTGCGAAAAAATAAAAAGAAAAAATAAAAAATTGAGTGGTTATCTATTTTATAAAATCCCGCTTTGTTTTTATCCCAATATCCCCATCCCATCATTTAAAAACATCAATTTTATTTTTAA
This sequence is a window from Candidatus Kuenenbacteria bacterium HGW-Kuenenbacteria-1. Protein-coding genes within it:
- the lgt gene encoding prolipoprotein diacylglyceryl transferase yields the protein MELIFNFLHNYHPKAILFYLGMLNIYWYGLGYVAGIFGGILIILKLNNKIEKIILWDLFFWLIIFGLLGARFYYVILNFEYYWQNPLDIFKIWQGGMAIYGAIIAGLITLFFYCRRCKLNFWFLCDIFAFALVFGQMIGRWGNYFNQELYGLPTNLAWGIPIDLKNRIVGYENFDFFHPTFLYESLGCLIILLILFFLYKKIPRIYGTGNIFLIYLILYSTLRFILEFLRIDSTLIILGIRWSQILSIILILISVRFLYRKKYNF